Proteins encoded together in one uncultured Desulfosarcina sp. window:
- the atpD gene encoding F0F1 ATP synthase subunit beta: MIPDSDTKNAGTTLSGRIVAVRGNVVDIEFPEALPSIHTLVYSGTDGDVGIEVTGHLNERQVRGIALNATAGLYRDQPAWTDGRPLMAPVGENLLGRMFNVFGEPIDGQPAPAGLPRRSVHQPPIELARRVTSQEVFFTGIKAIDLLVPLERGGKAGLFGGAGVGKTVVITELIHNMVGRHKGMSIFCGIGERCREGEELHREMAAAGVLSNTVMVFGQMNEPPGARFRVGHTALTMAEYFRDDLGRDVLLLIDNIFRFIQAGSELSGLLGRLPSRMGYQPTMATELAELEERIASTRQAAITSIQAVYVPADDLTDPSAVHTFSHLSASIVLSRKRASEGFYPAIDLLQSRSIMLQPRIIGERHHRVAREVRRTLATYEELKDIIAMLGIEELSREDRQTVYRARRLERFLTQPFFTTTQFTGLAGKLVEVEDTIDGCERILNDEFSEQPESALYMIGGIGEAAR; this comes from the coding sequence ATGATACCGGATTCAGACACCAAAAACGCCGGAACGACCCTTTCGGGGAGAATCGTTGCCGTGCGCGGCAACGTGGTGGACATCGAATTCCCGGAAGCCCTGCCCTCTATTCATACCCTGGTTTATTCGGGAACCGACGGCGATGTGGGCATCGAAGTCACCGGCCACCTCAACGAACGACAGGTGCGCGGCATCGCCCTGAACGCCACGGCCGGTCTCTACCGCGACCAGCCGGCCTGGACCGACGGCCGGCCGCTGATGGCGCCCGTGGGCGAAAACCTGTTGGGGCGCATGTTCAACGTCTTCGGGGAGCCCATCGACGGCCAACCGGCGCCCGCCGGACTGCCTCGCCGTTCGGTGCATCAACCGCCCATCGAACTGGCCCGGCGGGTGACCTCGCAGGAGGTTTTTTTCACGGGCATCAAGGCCATCGACCTGCTGGTCCCCCTTGAACGGGGCGGCAAGGCGGGGCTGTTCGGCGGGGCCGGCGTGGGCAAGACCGTGGTGATCACAGAGTTGATTCACAACATGGTCGGCAGGCACAAGGGGATGAGTATTTTCTGCGGCATCGGCGAACGCTGCCGGGAGGGGGAAGAACTCCATCGGGAGATGGCCGCCGCCGGGGTGCTGTCCAACACCGTCATGGTCTTCGGGCAGATGAATGAACCACCGGGCGCCCGCTTCCGGGTGGGACACACGGCGCTGACCATGGCCGAATATTTCCGCGACGACCTGGGCCGGGACGTGCTGCTGCTGATCGACAACATCTTCCGGTTCATCCAGGCCGGATCGGAACTGTCCGGGCTGTTGGGTCGCCTGCCCTCACGCATGGGCTATCAGCCCACCATGGCAACCGAACTGGCCGAACTGGAAGAACGCATCGCCAGCACCCGCCAGGCGGCCATCACTTCCATCCAGGCCGTCTACGTTCCGGCCGACGACCTCACCGACCCGTCGGCGGTGCACACCTTCAGCCATCTTTCCGCCTCCATCGTGCTTTCCCGCAAGCGGGCCAGCGAAGGCTTCTATCCGGCCATCGATCTGCTGCAGTCCCGGTCGATCATGCTGCAGCCCCGCATTATCGGTGAACGTCACCATCGGGTGGCCCGTGAGGTGCGCCGCACCCTGGCCACCTACGAGGAACTCAAGGACATCATCGCCATGCTGGGCATCGAGGAGCTTTCCCGCGAGGACCGGCAAACCGTCTATCGGGCGCGTCGCCTGGAGCGGTTCCTCACCCAGCCGTTTTTTACCACCACCCAGTTCACCGGCCT
- a CDS encoding MarR family transcriptional regulator: MKTLSDLIIEFYEKLSSWEHSVVEGSGLTLPQTHTIEILGVNDGMRMKDLAAKMGVTTGTLTVMIDNLEKKKLVERTPNPDDRRSYVIKLSPEGVEHYQRHSNFHIELTRECVSGFSDEEIQTFRSLLQEFIRHI; this comes from the coding sequence ATGAAAACGCTATCGGACCTGATTATCGAATTCTACGAAAAGCTCTCGTCCTGGGAGCACTCCGTTGTCGAGGGCAGCGGCCTCACCCTGCCCCAGACGCACACCATCGAAATTCTGGGCGTCAACGACGGGATGCGGATGAAAGACCTGGCCGCCAAGATGGGAGTGACTACCGGAACCCTGACCGTGATGATCGACAATCTGGAAAAGAAAAAACTGGTCGAAAGGACACCAAACCCCGACGACCGGCGTTCCTACGTCATCAAATTAAGCCCCGAAGGGGTCGAACACTACCAGCGCCATTCCAACTTCCATATCGAGCTGACCCGCGAGTGCGTATCGGGATTTTCCGATGAAGAGATCCAGACTTTCAGGTCGCTGCTGCAGGAATTTATCCGCCACATTTGA